The following are encoded together in the Coturnix japonica isolate 7356 chromosome 8, Coturnix japonica 2.1, whole genome shotgun sequence genome:
- the RGS8 gene encoding regulator of G-protein signaling 8 isoform X5, translating to MRRDERVRWAPLHRRPSRCSRRVAERRSLPEHTRRTGQHRNRGMRTRLGCLSHKSDSYNDFTAILPDKPNRALKRLSTEEATRWADSFDVLLSHKYGLAAFRAFLKTEFSEENLEFWLACEDFKKTRSAAKLAAKAQRIFEEFIDVQAPREVNIDFQTRELTRRNMQEPSLSCFDQAQGKVHSLMEKDSYPRFLRSKIYTDLLSQTQRRLS from the exons ATGCGGAGGGACGAGCGGGTCAGGTGGGCACCGCTGCATCGCCGCCCATCGCGGTGCAGCCGCCGCGTTGCGGAGCGCCGG AGCCTCCCCGAGCACACGCGGAGGACAGGTCAA CACAGGAACAGAGGGATGAGGACTCGCCTGGGCTGCCTGTCTCACAAATCAGACTCATATAATGATTTCACAGCTATTCTTCCGGACAAGCCCAACCGGGCTTTGAA aagACTGTCAACAGAAGAAGCAACGAGATGGGCAGACTCTTTTGATGTCCTTTTGTCCCATAAAT ATGGGCTGGCTGCTTTCCGTGCTTTCCTGAAGACTGAGTTCAGTGAGGAGAACCTGGAGTTCTGGCTGGCCTGCGAGGACTTCAAGAAGACCCGCTCGGCAGCCAAGCTGGCAGCCAAGGCACAACGCATCTTCGAGGAGTTCATTGACGTGCAGGCTCCCCGTGAG GTGAACATAGACTTCCAGACGCGGGAGCTGACGAGAAGGAACATGCAGGAGCCCTCCCTCTCCTGCTTTGACCAAGCCCAGGGGAAAGTGCACAGCCTGATGGAAAAAGACTCATACCCCAGGTTCCTGAGATCCAAAATTTACACAGACCTGCTGTCTCAAACTCAGAGGAGGCTCAGCTAG
- the RGS8 gene encoding regulator of G-protein signaling 8 isoform X1: MAALLIPRRNRGMRTRLGCLSHKSDSYNDFTAILPDKPNRALKRLSTEEATRWADSFDVLLSHKYGLAAFRAFLKTEFSEENLEFWLACEDFKKTRSAAKLAAKAQRIFEEFIDVQAPREVNIDFQTRELTRRNMQEPSLSCFDQAQGKVHSLMEKDSYPRFLRSKIYTDLLSQTQRRLS, translated from the exons ATGGCTGCATTACTGATCCCACGGAG GAACAGAGGGATGAGGACTCGCCTGGGCTGCCTGTCTCACAAATCAGACTCATATAATGATTTCACAGCTATTCTTCCGGACAAGCCCAACCGGGCTTTGAA aagACTGTCAACAGAAGAAGCAACGAGATGGGCAGACTCTTTTGATGTCCTTTTGTCCCATAAAT ATGGGCTGGCTGCTTTCCGTGCTTTCCTGAAGACTGAGTTCAGTGAGGAGAACCTGGAGTTCTGGCTGGCCTGCGAGGACTTCAAGAAGACCCGCTCGGCAGCCAAGCTGGCAGCCAAGGCACAACGCATCTTCGAGGAGTTCATTGACGTGCAGGCTCCCCGTGAG GTGAACATAGACTTCCAGACGCGGGAGCTGACGAGAAGGAACATGCAGGAGCCCTCCCTCTCCTGCTTTGACCAAGCCCAGGGGAAAGTGCACAGCCTGATGGAAAAAGACTCATACCCCAGGTTCCTGAGATCCAAAATTTACACAGACCTGCTGTCTCAAACTCAGAGGAGGCTCAGCTAG
- the RGS8 gene encoding regulator of G-protein signaling 8 isoform X4 translates to MAALLIPRRLSTEEATRWADSFDVLLSHKYGLAAFRAFLKTEFSEENLEFWLACEDFKKTRSAAKLAAKAQRIFEEFIDVQAPREVNIDFQTRELTRRNMQEPSLSCFDQAQGKVHSLMEKDSYPRFLRSKIYTDLLSQTQRRLS, encoded by the exons ATGGCTGCATTACTGATCCCACGGAG ACTGTCAACAGAAGAAGCAACGAGATGGGCAGACTCTTTTGATGTCCTTTTGTCCCATAAAT ATGGGCTGGCTGCTTTCCGTGCTTTCCTGAAGACTGAGTTCAGTGAGGAGAACCTGGAGTTCTGGCTGGCCTGCGAGGACTTCAAGAAGACCCGCTCGGCAGCCAAGCTGGCAGCCAAGGCACAACGCATCTTCGAGGAGTTCATTGACGTGCAGGCTCCCCGTGAG GTGAACATAGACTTCCAGACGCGGGAGCTGACGAGAAGGAACATGCAGGAGCCCTCCCTCTCCTGCTTTGACCAAGCCCAGGGGAAAGTGCACAGCCTGATGGAAAAAGACTCATACCCCAGGTTCCTGAGATCCAAAATTTACACAGACCTGCTGTCTCAAACTCAGAGGAGGCTCAGCTAG
- the RGS8 gene encoding regulator of G-protein signaling 8 isoform X3: MAALLIPRRRLSTEEATRWADSFDVLLSHKYGLAAFRAFLKTEFSEENLEFWLACEDFKKTRSAAKLAAKAQRIFEEFIDVQAPREVNIDFQTRELTRRNMQEPSLSCFDQAQGKVHSLMEKDSYPRFLRSKIYTDLLSQTQRRLS, encoded by the exons ATGGCTGCATTACTGATCCCACGGAG aagACTGTCAACAGAAGAAGCAACGAGATGGGCAGACTCTTTTGATGTCCTTTTGTCCCATAAAT ATGGGCTGGCTGCTTTCCGTGCTTTCCTGAAGACTGAGTTCAGTGAGGAGAACCTGGAGTTCTGGCTGGCCTGCGAGGACTTCAAGAAGACCCGCTCGGCAGCCAAGCTGGCAGCCAAGGCACAACGCATCTTCGAGGAGTTCATTGACGTGCAGGCTCCCCGTGAG GTGAACATAGACTTCCAGACGCGGGAGCTGACGAGAAGGAACATGCAGGAGCCCTCCCTCTCCTGCTTTGACCAAGCCCAGGGGAAAGTGCACAGCCTGATGGAAAAAGACTCATACCCCAGGTTCCTGAGATCCAAAATTTACACAGACCTGCTGTCTCAAACTCAGAGGAGGCTCAGCTAG
- the RGS8 gene encoding regulator of G-protein signaling 8 isoform X2, whose product MAALLIPRRNRGMRTRLGCLSHKSDSYNDFTAILPDKPNRALKLSTEEATRWADSFDVLLSHKYGLAAFRAFLKTEFSEENLEFWLACEDFKKTRSAAKLAAKAQRIFEEFIDVQAPREVNIDFQTRELTRRNMQEPSLSCFDQAQGKVHSLMEKDSYPRFLRSKIYTDLLSQTQRRLS is encoded by the exons ATGGCTGCATTACTGATCCCACGGAG GAACAGAGGGATGAGGACTCGCCTGGGCTGCCTGTCTCACAAATCAGACTCATATAATGATTTCACAGCTATTCTTCCGGACAAGCCCAACCGGGCTTTGAA ACTGTCAACAGAAGAAGCAACGAGATGGGCAGACTCTTTTGATGTCCTTTTGTCCCATAAAT ATGGGCTGGCTGCTTTCCGTGCTTTCCTGAAGACTGAGTTCAGTGAGGAGAACCTGGAGTTCTGGCTGGCCTGCGAGGACTTCAAGAAGACCCGCTCGGCAGCCAAGCTGGCAGCCAAGGCACAACGCATCTTCGAGGAGTTCATTGACGTGCAGGCTCCCCGTGAG GTGAACATAGACTTCCAGACGCGGGAGCTGACGAGAAGGAACATGCAGGAGCCCTCCCTCTCCTGCTTTGACCAAGCCCAGGGGAAAGTGCACAGCCTGATGGAAAAAGACTCATACCCCAGGTTCCTGAGATCCAAAATTTACACAGACCTGCTGTCTCAAACTCAGAGGAGGCTCAGCTAG